The nucleotide window CATTGAAAAGGGGGAAAAGGAAGATGCAAATTTCGTAGCCAAGTTAGATATCACACGGAGGCGAACAAGTCCGGAAATGTGAAAAAACCATGAAGTCACAGGTGACTCCACCTTTTCCCAAAGGCTGCCACAGCAGAAAGGCCGGTGGTTCGCACCACCGGCCTCTCACGTTCAACTCACTCGCATGGAAAAGGCTCACCAACCTCCGCCCAGCGCCTTGTAGAGCGACACAAGGTTCGCCTCGCGCGACAGACGCAGCTGGATCAGGCTCTGCTGCGCCGCATACAGGTCCTGCTGCGCGCTGAGAACCTCGAAGTAGCTGTCCACCCCGCGCTGGTAACGGGCATCCGCCAGCGAGAAACGCTTCTCCTGCGCCGCCACCAGCGCCTCCGTCGCCGAGATCCGGTTCGCCAGCCCGCTGCGTGCCGCGAGGCCGTCCGCCACTTCGCGGAACGCCGTCTGGATCGTCTTCTCGTACGTCGCCACCTGGATGTTCTTGCGCACCACCGCCGCATCCAGGTTCGCCTGGTTGCGGCCGCCGGTGAAGATCGGCAGGTTGATCTGCGGTGAAAACAGCCACGTGCCGCTGCCGCTCTTGAACAAGCGTGAGAACGAGCTGCTCGCCGTGCCGCCATTCGCTGTCAGCGTGACCGACGGGAAGAACGCCGCACGCGCCGCACCGATATCGGCATTCGCGCCGATCAGATTGTGCTCCGCCTCGCGGATGTCCGGACGGCGCGTGACCAGGCTCGAAGGCAGGCCGGGCGACAGGTCGTGGACGATGCCGGAGTCGAGGCCGCGGCCGCCGGGCAGGTTCGACGGAATCGAATTGCCGGACAGCAGCATCAGCGCGTTCTGCGTCTGGGCGAGCTGCTGGCGGTAGGTCGCGAGGTTCACCTTCGCCGTCTGTACCTGGGTGTTGACCGACTGGACG belongs to Luteolibacter ambystomatis and includes:
- a CDS encoding efflux transporter outer membrane subunit; protein product: MHSRLFIPLIPLLLSGCSLIPDYQRPGAPVADRWPNGGGGSSKDGIDSRGFFGDPRLRRIIALSLENNRDVRIAALNVEQIRAQYRISRSELFPTVGVGGEAASGRSAGTTTHLYGATVGVTSYELDLFGRVRSLNKSALENYLASDEARRGVQLALASEVAVQYLTERALLEQIALSERTLGAVSKTYDLINQRFTAGDASDLDVQSVNTQVQTAKVNLATYRQQLAQTQNALMLLSGNSIPSNLPGGRGLDSGIVHDLSPGLPSSLVTRRPDIREAEHNLIGANADIGAARAAFFPSVTLTANGGTASSSFSRLFKSGSGTWLFSPQINLPIFTGGRNQANLDAAVVRKNIQVATYEKTIQTAFREVADGLAARSGLANRISATEALVAAQEKRFSLADARYQRGVDSYFEVLSAQQDLYAAQQSLIQLRLSREANLVSLYKALGGGW